The Mesomycoplasma ovipneumoniae genome includes a region encoding these proteins:
- a CDS encoding PTS ascorbate transporter subunit IIC: MSLSKKNNKLLFGLLIFLFVNLLIIGITLGVRMGHNGESFSTALVFLVRVVYLDNYLRQNPLLLGSLVFVGYLVLGRGARDAILGALKTAIGILLLAIGASALVGMAAPVFRAIGDIKSGGVVPLDPYLGWTSAENFLQTGFGKANNFLTLASFTFIAAFIVNILMVLAKRFTNTNSIVITGHIMLQQSTVVTALLYMILFRSIPLLDDGAISAGSQVGLVLISGLFLGIYWATSSVATLKITNLVTQNAGFAVGHQQMLTLFTSYKMGRFFGNKEHSAENRKLPQSLKIFEDNIFTQTIIMLFLFAVLFAIIIGYHGIENTLNSTYSGFAGQAEKIGAAWNGSYSGANFVLIIFGGVLRIIAALIAIMTGVRMFVTELQQSFHGISEKVIPGAVVAVDIAATYGFSINAVTYGFLGGVFGQFLAVFIAVGLAAIPGNNYSLVAIPLFITLFFNSGAMGVYANASGGWKAAFIVPAIIGFFEIIVISFGLKLVQNIVDVGIPVLQDNAGNPVLQNPVTTGFLGMGDWNLFFGLSLIIGQFHYVLGWITVFVGMIGLILLAQGVDSTKQTKKTWLQKLLKVNVDLVEKQA, translated from the coding sequence TTTCTTGTTTGTTAACCTTTTAATTATCGGGATCACCCTGGGTGTTCGAATGGGTCACAATGGCGAGAGTTTTTCAACTGCCTTGGTTTTCCTTGTTCGAGTAGTTTATCTTGATAACTATTTAAGACAAAATCCACTTTTGCTTGGGTCTTTGGTTTTTGTTGGTTATCTTGTTTTAGGCCGTGGTGCCAGAGATGCAATTCTTGGGGCCTTGAAAACAGCCATTGGAATTTTACTTTTGGCAATTGGAGCAAGTGCGCTAGTCGGCATGGCTGCTCCAGTTTTTCGCGCAATTGGAGATATTAAATCCGGTGGTGTTGTTCCGCTTGATCCTTATTTAGGTTGGACTTCTGCTGAGAATTTTCTTCAAACAGGCTTTGGAAAGGCGAATAACTTTCTTACCTTAGCATCTTTCACCTTCATTGCTGCTTTTATTGTTAATATTTTGATGGTTTTAGCAAAAAGGTTCACTAACACAAATTCAATTGTGATTACCGGACATATTATGCTCCAGCAATCAACAGTTGTTACCGCACTTTTATATATGATTTTATTCCGTTCAATTCCGCTTCTTGACGATGGGGCAATTTCTGCTGGATCTCAGGTCGGACTTGTACTTATTTCAGGTTTATTTTTAGGAATTTACTGGGCAACTTCGTCAGTAGCTACCTTAAAAATAACTAACCTTGTTACCCAAAATGCTGGTTTTGCTGTTGGCCACCAACAAATGCTTACCTTATTTACTAGCTACAAAATGGGTCGCTTTTTTGGAAACAAAGAGCACAGTGCTGAAAATCGTAAATTACCTCAGTCACTCAAAATTTTTGAAGATAACATTTTCACCCAAACAATAATTATGCTATTTCTCTTTGCAGTTTTATTTGCGATAATTATTGGCTACCACGGTATAGAAAATACTCTTAATTCTACTTACAGTGGCTTTGCTGGGCAAGCGGAGAAAATTGGTGCTGCTTGAAATGGATCATATAGTGGCGCAAACTTTGTTCTCATAATTTTTGGTGGAGTACTCAGAATAATTGCTGCCTTAATTGCAATTATGACTGGTGTTAGAATGTTTGTTACTGAATTACAACAGTCATTCCACGGAATTTCTGAAAAAGTAATTCCTGGTGCTGTTGTTGCAGTTGACATTGCCGCTACTTATGGATTTTCAATTAATGCCGTTACTTACGGGTTCCTTGGTGGAGTTTTTGGACAATTTTTAGCTGTCTTTATCGCAGTTGGACTTGCTGCAATTCCAGGAAATAACTACTCACTAGTTGCAATTCCACTCTTTATTACACTCTTTTTCAACTCAGGAGCAATGGGAGTTTATGCTAATGCCTCTGGTGGTTGAAAAGCTGCCTTTATTGTTCCGGCAATTATTGGATTTTTTGAAATTATTGTAATTTCATTTGGTCTAAAATTGGTCCAAAATATTGTTGATGTTGGAATTCCTGTTCTTCAAGATAATGCTGGAAATCCAGTTCTTCAAAATCCAGTTACAACCGGATTTTTAGGAATGGGTGACTGAAACCTTTTCTTCGGGCTTAGTCTAATTATCGGTCAATTCCACTATGTTTTAGGTTGAATTACTGTTTTTGTTGGAATGATTGGTCTAATTCTTTTAGCCCAAGGAGTTGACTCAACAAAACAAACTAAAAAAACATGACTGCAAAAATTACTGAAAGTCAATGTTGATTTAGTTGAAAAACAAGCCTAA